In the Granulosicoccus antarcticus IMCC3135 genome, GCTCACTCTGGTCAGGATGGACCAGAAACACTATTTCGTAATGACGCATTATTGCTCCCTATGGGATTACGCCCGACGATACGCAGTGTTGCGAAAGTCTGGACGAGGAAGTTGGCCTTGCCGATTGACAAAGCCTTTCGAGTATAACTTTATTTTTTAGTTTCGACAATCACCGGCAAAACTTCAATCTCTTTGTCTCACAACCTCAAACAGACTGATTCCGGCGGCCACTGACACATTCAGACTGCTAACCGCCCCTTTCATCGGTAATTTGTAAAGCTGGTCACAACGTTCACGCGTCAGACGCCGCATTCCACGGCCCTCTGCGCCCATGACAAGAGCGACATGCCCGGTCAGATCGAGCTCAAACAGACTTTCACTGGCCTCGCCCGCCGCCCCGTAAACCCAAATTCCAGCATCCTGCAGCTCGCCTAGAGCACGCTGCAAGTTTGTAACCTGAAACAAAGGCACCGTTTCAGCAGCTCCGGAGGCTACTTTGCGCACCACTGGAGTCAGACCGACACTGTTATCGGCAGGAACAACCACCGCATCCACACCTGCCGCATCAGCACTACGCAGGCAAGCGCCCAGGTTATGTGGATCCTGAACCTCATCAAGCACCAGAATCAGCAGATTTTCTGTTCGCGGCCCAGCCAGGAGCTGCTGGACAAACGCCTGCAGATCCTCCCTGACGCCGCTGGAGGTAGTCCGCAACAGAGCAACTACCCCCTGATGCTGCACATCTGAAACCAGCTCATTGAGCATGGATCGATTGACTTCCCGCGTTTCTATGGCGTGCTTACTTGCCAGAGCTTGCAGATCCCGAAGCCGTGTATCGCGCCGATCCTTCTGCACATACAGACACTCGATCTCACTGGCCGAGCTCTTCAACGCAGCCTTGACACTATGCAAGCCACCTACATATGAGCGATTCATGGAAATCAGCTCGAAGAACCGGGCTTCTTACCCGAGCGTTTTTTCGCGGCGACTTTCGACACAGCTGCTTTCTTGGCCGTGACTTTCCTGGCTGTCACTTTTGATACAGCGATTTTTTTGGCGGTTACCTTCGTCACTGCAATCTTTTTAGCGATCGCTTTCTTGCCTACCGATTTTTTGGATATGGACTTGGAGGCCACAGCTTTCTTTGCAATTGCTTTCTTTGCTACTGGCTTGCTGGCGACGGCCTTCTTTGCAACGGCCTTCTTTGCAACGGCTTTCTTTGCAACGGCTTTCTTTGCAACTGGCTTGCTGGCGGCGATCTTCTTACTGCTTACTTTTTTACCGATTGCCTTTTTACTGCTTATCTTGTTGCTGCCTGTTTTTTTCGCTGCAACCTTGCCTGCCGCCGGACGAGTCACTGCTGGTACTGCCGCTGCGATCTTTTTACTCACAACCTTGGTAGCCGTCTTTTTGGCCGCCACTTTTTTCGCCACCGCTTTGCCAACGGCCGCTTTTGGGGCCACTACCCGAGTAGCAGCTACCTTTTTGGCGCTCACTTTTGCAGATGCCTTTTTAGCGACAACCTTGCTGACTACCGCTTTTTTCGCAACAGCTTTCTTTGCTACCGCTTTCTCGGCAACAGCTTTCTTGGCTACCGCTTTCTTCACTATTGCCTTCTTGCTCACCGCCTTTTTGGCAATTGCTTTCTTAGCCAACGCCGGCTTGACAGCAGTCTTGCTTGAAGTGGACGCTATGGTTGCCGCTTTCTTGGCAACTGCTTTCTTGGCTACAGCCTTTTTGGCGACAACCTTGCCAACCGCTGGCTGGCTTACCGACGCCTTCTTGCGAACGATGGCCTTTTTCTTCGCGGCAACCTTGCTGACAACCGGCTCCTGAGCAACCACATCCCTTGCAACAGTCTTGTTGCGCAAGGCTTTGCCGCTCGCAACCTTCTTCACTGCGTCCGAATGATCACCCTTCTTGTCGGTATCCCGCTGGCTCGTTATCACCGGCACAGACGAAGCCTTGTTCGCAACTTTCTTGCGTGCCACCTTCTTCGCCGTCACAGGCTGCTTGTGGGCAGCAGCACCAACGTTTGCAGCATGGTCATCGACCTTGACAACGGTTGGCTCAGAAGCCACCGGCGCCGCAGTAGCATTTCGATTTGCATCATCTGCATGAGCTACATTCTGTGTCGCTGGCTTGCCATTTCTGCGCCTCTTAGACGCTCTCTTGCTGGAATGCTCCGCAGCGAGTTGCGCCTCAACAACCGGTGCTGCTTGCTGTGAGGCTGTCGCTCCAGAAGCTGCTGCGGCTTTCCTTGCAGCTCGCGCTGCCGCCCGCTTTCTATCTCGTTGCTTCTGCTTGCGTCGACGTTTGTCCTGACGTCGCTGCTCAGCAGATTTGACGACATCCTGATTCTGCCCGTTTTGCTGAGGAGCAGCGCTCTCCTGCTCGATCACCGGCTTCACATATTCCGGTGCGCGCGCTTTTCTGGATTTCGCACGCGAGCTATCACTTTCAACTTCATTGAAATCGATCTTGCGATCTTCCAGATTGACGGCAGCTACGCGAACAACAATGGACTCACCGAGACGGTATTTCCGACCGGTACGCTCGCCGATCAAAGCCTGTGCGGCCTGATCGAAACGATAATAATCACGCGACAGATTAGTGATGTGTACCAATCCTTCAACGTGAATACCGGTCAGCTCGACAAACAATCCGAACGATGTCACAGCTGAAATCACGCCTGGAAATTCACTACCGACATGCTCCTGCATGTACTCACACTTGAGCCAGGAGACCACTTCTCTGGACGCCTCCTCAGCCCGCCTTTCGGTCATTGAACAACTCTCGCCCAATGCTTGCATTGCCTCCAGCGAGTAGCGGTAATCCGATGACTTTGCCCGCGTCAGGGCATGTTTAATGGCCCTGTGAACCAGCAGATCCGGATAACGACGAATCGGTGAGGTGAAATGCGCATACTGATCCAGCGCCAAGCCGAAATGACCTTCATTTTTCGGCTGATAAACGGCCTGCTGCATGGAGCGCAACATGACGGTCTGGATGACACTGCGATCTGGAAGATCAACAATCTGCTCTGCCAGCACGGCGTAGTCCAATGCCCCAGGCGCATCACCACCGCCTAACGAAAGACTTCGCAAAGCGAGAAACGCTCTTAAATCTTCAAGGCGATCGGCCTTCGGCCCCGCATGCACTCGATACAACGCCGGTATCTGACGCTCTTCCAGAAAGGCTGCCGCCTCAATGTTTGCCAGAATCATGCATTCTTCGATCAGCTTGTGAGCATCATTGCGCTGAATCGGCACAATCTCGCGAATTTTCTTGTTCTCATCGAAGATGATGTGCGTTTCATTGGAATCAAATTCTATAGCACCACGCTTCTTGCGCTTTTTCGCCAACGCCTTGTAAAGCCTGTGCAACTCCTCAATCATCGGCACCAATGGCTGATGCTTGTTTCTCAAATCAGATTCCGGCTGAGTGAGCATTTCGCTAACCTGATCATAGGTCAGACGAGCATGCGATCGCATGATGCCGTTGTAGAAACGGGTCTTCTTCACAACTGCCTTGTCATCGAGCGTCAGCTCACACAACATGCACAGACGATCTACATCCGGATTCAACGAGCACAGCCCGTTGGAAAGCACTTCGGGCAACATGGGAACAACACGTCCAGGGAAATAAACTGAGGTGCCTCGATCAACCGCTTCCTTGTCCAAAGGAGAATCAGGTGAAACGTAGTGAGCTACGTCAGCGATGGCAACAATAAGGCGCCAGCCGTTCTCCAGTGATTCACACCAGACAGCATCATCGAAATCACGAGCATCTGCGCCATCAATGGTAATCAGGGACAGGTCCCGGACGTCCTTGCGCTCTTTGGCAGCCGTCGGGGCGACTGTGGGTGAGAACGATGCCGCCTGCTCAACAACTTCATCCGGCCATTCTGTTGGTATGCCGTGACTGTGCAAAGCCACATCTATTTCCATCCCTGGTCGCAAATGCTGCCCCAGCACCTCGACGACCCGCCCGACGGGCTGATGGCGACGAGTCGGCTGTTCGGTAATTTCGGCAACCACCATGTCACCATTGACGGCGTTGCCCAATTCACCGTGAGAAATCAGTAAATCCTGGTGAATACGCTTGTTATCAGGCAGAACGACAACCGTGCCACGATCAATTGAAAGACGACCTACCAAGGATTTATTGGCCCTTTCGACCACTTCTACGACTCGACCTTCGCGACGACCGCGCTGATCCGTACCCGTGACACACACCACGACACGATCACCGTGCAGTACTTGACGCATTTGCTTGCCGTTGAGATAAACATCCTTGTCATCGTCATCCGTGATGACAAATCCAAAACCGTCGGGGTGCGCACTGATTCGACCCGCAATCAAGGCTTCGGTGTCTACAGGGATAAGCCCACCTTTGCGATTCTTGATAAGTTGTCCATCTCGCAACATGGCGCCGACACGACGACGCAGAGCTTCGAGGCCGACGTCATCTCCAGTCAAAGAAAGCTTCTCGGCCAAAGCCTCGAAGTCCATCGGGCCTTTCTCTTCTTTCACAACTGTTGTGATGAATTCGCGACTGGCGATCGGCGATTCGTATTTCGATTGTTCGCGCGAGCTGAACGGATCGCCGCTAGCGCCTGATTTTCCGCGTTTTTTTACGCTCATTATTTTTTATTTAATTTCATGATGCGGGGAGAGTACGCCAAAGCGAAGCCCTCAAGGGAGCAGTTTTTATAAATGTTATGTAGAAGTTGTTGACTATCCATTAAAACCTGTGTACATTTCGCGCTTCCCACGAAGTAGTTGGGAACGCACTTCATGCCGAGGTGGCGGAATTGGTAGACGCGCATGCTTCAGGTGCATGTATCTTAGGATGTGGAGGTTCAAGTCCTCTTCTCGGCACCACTTGGTTCTGTGTACAGAACAAGTGAATTCAGGATCAAGAATCCCGATCAGATTTGCCACACCAGTCTCACCATTCAGACTGCACAAGGCGCTACAATCGCAACTCACCAACCGTAAATGTAACCACTTGGCTGCTTCTGCATCCATTCAAGTGTTGCCTCTTGCGGATTTAAAATAGTTGCGAACAAGTTCTCAGTATATATCGACCGAGAACAAAGGTACCCAAATGGCTTCTTACGCGCTGTATCTGTTACCGGCCCTGGCCATCATCATACTAATCGAGGGATCCCACGTTTCGGTCAAGGGCAATCTTGCCTACCGCTCCAGAAAAATCCAGCGACAAATCCGCAACCGGGTGCTGTTCTTTCGCGCTCTGGTCATCTCACTCATATTGGCAACAGTGCTGACCAGGGTAGCGCCCCTCGAATCTCTTTCGCAAATAGCGCAGGGCGTACTTTTCACCATTATCATAATGGCCCCGGTCTGCCTGTTTATCCTCATCAGCAATTGGTGGGAAAAGCGCCACCTCAGACTCGAAGATGAACCCGGGCAACTCGACACCACACCTGCCAACGCAGCCGCTCTTGATTTGCGTGCAGCATCTGCCCCGTCAAAACCGCCGACAGATATTCCAGCTACAGCAACACGACCACCTGCAGCAGCCACAACCCCACAGCCATCCGCAGCCAGAAAAAACACTTCCAGGAAGGCCGAGAAGTTCTCAGCAGCAAACCTGCAAACGCAGCAACCTCCTGCCCCCGAACAGGAGTCCGCACTCGATCAGACACTCAGTGTTGGCGAACAACTAGAAACTCTGGACGAGCTGGTCGATTTTCACGACATTGGCGATAGCCGCTTTGGAGCGCCAGGCGCCGATGAACCAAACTCATGGCTTCTACACAACCCGCTCGAGAAAGCGATCGCCATTGCCCGTGAAGGCATGCTCGAAGAGCCGGGCATACAGGACTACTCTACCGAGAATCTACCCGCCAAGAGCCGCATAGAGCTCTCTGAGATGGTGGTTCGTCTGCGCAATGACAAAATGAAACTGCAAAAGCTGATCATTGCGCAAAAAGCGGTTATCGATTCAGAGAAACAAGCCCACGAACGCACTCGCGTCGTAGTTAAGGATGCAATCTCTGTCATGCGCCATGCCCGCCATGGGCAGCGCATTGCCGAGAAAGTTGCTCGCCGTGAACGCGCACAGCGCCTGCGAGTGGAGAAGGACTACATCAAGGTACGACGCCAGCTGGACAACGCCCTTTCCACATTGAAGCCAGAACAACACGCTCAAGTGGAAAAAGAGAAAGCCTGACCCGGATTCAAGAGCGCCAAGGGCCTCCCCTCGCACTGGCAAAAGACAAGCCAGTCGAGGGGCTTTGATCAGAGCGACTTCACCTCTGCACAGCCCAAATCAAAAAGGCCGGCTGCAACTGCACCTAAAACCCTGAGGCTATAAGTGCCGTCGCTAACCGGCCTTGAACTTCTCTCAATCAAACAAAACCAGACTTACATGGCACCTGGCAGATCGCCATATGGCCACTGGATAACAATGTTCTCGTTTCGCTCCCGGCCCGTTGATACAAGATGCACGGGAACACCCGTAAGCTCAGCCAGACGCGCAATGTAATTTTGAGCAGCAACAGGCAGATCTGACATCTCTGTAGCGCCTTCGGTATCTGACTGCCAACCAGGCATGGATTCGTAGACAGGCACACAACGATCAAAATCATCAGCACCGATCGGTGGATGGTCAATCTGCTCACCGTCCAGCTCATAGGCGATGCAGATCTTGATAGTTGCCAGCGTGTCCATGACATCAAGCTTCGTCAAACACAAACCGGTGATGCCATTCAGGATGGCGGCACGACGCACAGCAACAGCATCAAACCAGCCACAGCGACGCTGCCGCCCAGTGGTTGCTCCGAACTCATTACCGCGCTCGCCAAGCACCTCTCCAACATCATCAAAAAGCTCAGTTGGAAACGGTCCTGCACCGACACGAGTGGTGTAGGTCTTGGTGATTCCCAATACGTAGTCGATCGTGCCGGGACCGCAACCACTACCACTGCAGGCAGCACCTGCCACTGTATTGCTGGACGTCACAAAGGGGTACGTACCATGATCTACATCCAGTAACGTGCCTTGCGCACCTTCAAACATGATGCGGTTACCAGCACGACGGTGTGAATCGATCATACCGGGGATATCAGCAATCAAAGGAGCCAGTCTCTTGGCCTGTGCGCGCGCATCGTGCTTGATGGCTTCTGCGTCCACAGGCTCCATACCATGACCAGTCAAAGTTGCGTTGTGATAGGCACATGCCAGATCAACCTTCGCATCAAATCGGTCCAGAGTGAGCAGATCCTGAACCCGAATAGCTCGTCGAGCGACCTTGTCTTCGTAGGCTGGCCCAATACCACGCCCAGTGGTACCGATCGCCAGCTTGCCAGCCGCAGCTTCACGCGCCTGATCCAGTGCAATGTGGTAAGGCAGAATCAAAGGGCAAGCCCCACTGATACGCAGACGACTCTCCACAGGCACGCCACGCTCAAGCAGCATATCCATTTCCTTGAACAGCGCATCAGGCGATACCACCACGCCATTGCCAATGACACACATGATGTTTTCTCGCAGAACACCGCTGGGCACCAGGTGCAGCACGGTCTTCTCTTCACCGATAACCAGAGTATGGCCAGCGTTATGCCCTCCCTGAAAGCGGACTACCAAAGAGGCTTGTTCGGTCAAGACGTCGACAAATTTGCCTTTGCCTTCGTCGCCCCATTGCGTGCCAAGCACGAGCACACTATTTGCCATAGGTTAATTCTCGGATTTTCAACTGACTGGTGGGGTTGATGAATTAAAAATATTACAGATGTTGGATTTCGTGAACAACAGACCGACTATCGGATAACCGTAGTCAGGATTTCAGGACTTCCACTTTCCAGACACCATCGCGATTCGCAAGCGTGCGGTCGCAATGACAATCCGAGGCGCTCATTGAAGAACCTGGCAACGCTGTCACCACTCGCTCTCCCGATTGCCTCAGCAGACAGATCTGCATCCAAAGCTCGTTATCGATAGCTGAGTCAACCCAGATGCCAACGGCAGCGGGAGCCATACTCTGCTCTATTGAATTTCTTGCCAAAGCCAGACTCACCAGATCACCACTGAAGCCGGTTGCAGGTCTGGCACGACCAAAGGATTCACCGATAGCGTCGTATCGCCCACCACGCGCAAGCTCTGAGCCCGCATCATCATAGAGGGCGAAGACAATACCCGTATGGTACCGATAACCACGTAACTCGGCCAGATCTACATGCACTTTGAGCCCGGGAAAAACCAATCGAACAGAATCGATGACCGACTGCAGGTTATCGAGCGCCTGTGAAACAGCTGGCCCTGCATCGGCAAAACACAACCGGGCACGAGCCAACACCGAATCGGCCTCTCCTGCCAATGCAGTCAGATCAGTAAAATACTGGCAGGCCTGCGGGGATGCACTAGCTTGCTGCAGCAACTCCTGAACCTCTGGCCGGGAACCTCGCAACAGCGCTTGAAAAAGCGCCTCGGAGAGCTCTTCAGAAAACCCTGAATCCAGGATGAGCCCGCGAAACACACCGACATGCCCTACATCAAGCAACAGTTCGGACTCCTGCAATCCTGACAACATGACGTTGTTCAGCATGAGCTGGATGATTTCGGTATCACTGGCCGGCCCTGCATGGCCAAAAAGCTCAGCACCAAACTGCAGGGGCGTACGACTACTGCCAGCACCATCGGAGCGTGTTCGCAACACACTGCCGATATAGAACAAGCGGTTAGGCTGCTCGCTGCGCATGGCGTGAGCATCAATTCTAGCCACCTGCGGCGTCATATCTGCACGAACACCCAGTGAGCGCCCGTTGTGTTGATCAATAAATTTGAATGTCTGCAAGCCCAGCGTCTCGCCAGTACCCGTCAGCAGACTATCCAGGTACTCAATCAGAGGTGGCATGACCAGCTCATAGCCCCATCGGTAGCTACTATCCATGATCAGCCGGCGCAATGACTCAACTCGCCAAGCTTCGGCAGGCATCAATTCATTGACGCCATCAGGCAGTAGCCAGCGTTCAGTACGCGGATCGTTTGTGGTTTTCAAAGGTCAGCGCACTAGTGTTAACAGGACGACACCTGCAATCATACTGCACAAACCTACAATTCGCATGCGACTCTCTGGCATTTCGAGCATGAGCCGAATGGTATTTTTGTAACCGTTAGGATTGAGGAATGGCAACAGCCCTTCAAGAACAAGAACCAGACTAATAGCGGTAAGTATCTCGACAAGCATGCAGGTACGAATTGGTGACGGACAGTCAGGGATGAGTTCGACCGAAAAAGTCGAAGAAAATCAGGAGCCTTCGCAGACTCCTGATACCTTCCTATCAGGGTTTAGGGGCCAGCTCGGGGCCATTGAAGTACTTGAAGAACTCGGAATCCGGCTTGAGCAACAACACGTCGCCGTTACCAGAGAAAGCCGTTCGATAAGCACTCAGACTACGATAGAGACTGTAAAAATCCGGATCCTTGGTATAGGCCTCCGCATAGATACGAGCGGACTCTGCATCACCCAAACCTCGTGTCTGCTCGGACTTGGAGTAGGCTTCAGCCAGCAATTCTTCGCGAATACGATCAGCCGTTGCGCGAATCTTCTTGGCCTCTTCCTCACCCTGAGAACGAATCTCACGAGCAATCTTGGCACGATCCTTTTCCATTCTCTGGAAAACGGACTCACGAACATCACCAGGCAACTCAACCTTCTTGACCCTGACATCGACAATATCGATACCCAGGCTTTCTGCCTGCTTGTCTACCGAAGCCAGAATCTCCTCTCGCAGAGTGGAACGGGCTGAGGAGACAACTTCCTTGATCGTTCTTCGACCGAAAGCATCCTTGACCCCTTCTCGTACAAACTGGGTCAGGCGGCTGTTGGCACGAGACTCGACACCACCAAGACGGGTATAGAATATTCCGGCATCTGCAATTCTCCACTTGATGAAAGAATCGACAATGACGTTCTTCTTCTCATTGGTCAATACGCGTTCGGGCTGCACATCAAGCGTCAGAATCCGGCTATCGAACTTGTAGACACGTTCGACAAAAGGAATCTTGAAATGTAGTCCCGGAGTGTAATCAGACTCGGTAATCTCACCCAGAAACAGCTTGATAGCACGCTCGCGCTCGTCGACCGTAAAGACCATCGAGCTACCCAGCAGCAACAGCAGAGCCAGACCAATGAGCACCAGCGGGTTGTTCAGGCGATTCATCGGACACTCCCACGTTCACGTGAGCGAAGGTCGTCACGATTAGGCTGATTGGCTTCCTGAGGCAGATCGGAAAAACGCGGAGAATCGTTACTGCCGCTATTCAATGGCGAGGAATCATCCAGCCCACCATCGCTAGCCGTGCCCCTGTTCTGATTCATCAGCTGGTCGATAGGCAAATACATCAGACTATTACCACCATCATCATCAATCAGCACCTTGTTGGTCTTGCTCAGCACAGTTTCCATTGCCTCCAGATAGAGACGCTCCCTAGTGACTTCAGGCGCCTTGCTGTATTCAGTCAAGAGAGACAGGAATCGCTCGGACTCACCGATCGCAGCCTGTTCGACTCGAGCCTTGTAGGCTTCTGACTGCTCCAGTGCGCGCTGTGCATCACCTCGTGCTCGTGGCAACACTTCATTGCTGTAAGCCTGAGCTTCATTAACAAACCGTTCTTTGTCTTCTCGCGCCTTGATAGCATCAGAAAACGCATCCTGAACTTCTTCAGGTGGCTGTGCACGCTCCAGGTTGACCGCAGTAATGAAAATACCGGCCTCATAGGAATCCAGCACTTCCTGCAAACTGTCCAGTGTCGTATTCCATACAACATCCCGCCCGGTTGTCAGCACCGACTCGAGAATGGTGGATCCAACAACTTCACGCAAGGCACTTTCAACGACCTCTTCCAATGTACGGTCTGGACCGCGAACATTGAACAGGTAGTCCTCTGCACTATTGATGTTGTACTGAACGGCCAGATCGATATCGACGATGTTTTCGTCTTGCGTAAGAATCAGCTGATTGGTGAGCTTCGCACTGCGAATCTCTTCAACTTCAACTTTCTCGACCGTTTGCAGTGGCCACGGAAGCCGCCAATGTGGTCCGGGAGTCGTGGTTCTTACAAACGCACCAAATTGAGTCACCACACCTGCCTGAGCTGGCTGGATGACGTAGATGCCCGACAGTAACCATACGATGCCAAGAATTCCGGCAATCAGCCCGAGTCCCTTACCACCGATATTTCCGCTCGGAATACCACCACCGCTGCGAGAAGGACCGTTACCGCCCGCCTTTTTACCGGCAACGGATCCGAACCATTTCTTGAGGTTCTTGAATACTTCATCCAGATCGGGCGGCCCGCCAGAATCCTTGTTGCGGTTGCCCCAAGGATCGTTGTCGTTTCCGCCTGGCTCATTCCAAGCCATAAGGGTCTTCGCTCCTAAGCCGGTAACCCGGCGATTGAATTAACCTCGAACACCAGCCACGGATGGCCGGTTATCGGGCACGATAATGTCGTCTGTCAGATGGTGTTCACGAGCTATGCGCGCAAACTCCGTTTTGTCGATATCGAGCAGCAGGTTAACGCTACCGTCCTCTTGAGTTACTTCCTCCAAAACCGCTAGTGCGGCATACAGCTGTGCCCTGAGTCTACCCTGAGAAGGGGAAACCAGCAGCCAGCCGGACATCCTTGCATTGGAGAGTCGATCGCTGATAGCAGCCAACAGCTCCTGCACCCCTTCGCCTCTGGCTGCAGAAAGCCAGACTGCTTGCGCCATTCCGCTTTCAGCCTGCTCTACGAGCACAGAATGCCCAGAAAGATCAATCTTGTTGAACACCATCAGTTGCGGGACCTTATCCGCTCCGATACCCAACAAGACCTTGTCGACATCGTCTCGACGCTGCTCTCTTTCCGGATCACTGTCGTCTACAATATGCAGTAAAAGATCAGCTTCAAGAGTCTCTGTCAAAGTTGATCGAAATGCGTCCACCAACTCGTGCGGAAGATCCCTTATAAAACCGACAGTATCCGCCAGTACTGCACTGACTCCACCAGCAAGATCAAGTCGCCGCAGTGTCGGGTCCAGCGTGGCGAACATCTGATCTGCAGCATAAACTGTTTCCTGCGTGAGTCGGTTGAATAGCGTGGATTTCCCCGCATTCGTATAACCCACCAGCGCCACAGTTGAAATTCCGGACTTGCCGCGCTTGCTACGCCCCTGTTCGCGCTGCTGACGAACCTTCGTCAGGCGCTTCTTGAGCACTCGCACTCTTTCGTTCAACAGGCGACGATCCGTCTCAAGCTGGGTTTCCCCGGGACCACGCAAACCAATTCCACCCTTCTGTCGCTCCAAGTGGGTCCAGCCACGCACCAGTCTTGTTGACAAATGTACCAACTGGGCGAGTTCGACCTGCAATTTGCCCTCAAAGGTTCTGGCGCGCTGGGCAAAAATATCCAGTATCAGACTATTGCGATCAAGAACCCGGACCTTGAGTTCTTGCTCCAGGTTCCTTTCCTGGCTTGGCGAGAGCGTCTGCCCGAACAAGACCACATCAGCCTCGTGCTCAGCCAGCGCCAACTGGATCTCTTCTATCTTGCCCTTGCCGATAAAATGCCGGGCCGAGGGCTTGGAACGACTGCCTGTGATGAGATCGACGACCGTCAAGCCAGCAGATGTCGCAAGCTCGACAAACTCTGAACGCTCATCATCAACGTCAGAAATAGCTTCACGAGGTCCATGACCTGATCGGGCAGCGGCATTACGCCATTGCGCAATGTCAATATGTACGAGGAGCGCTTTGTCTCCACTATCGGGGCGATCAAACAATCCGGGGCTGACTCCTTAAGC is a window encoding:
- the hflX gene encoding ribosome rescue GTPase HflX, producing the protein MFDRPDSGDKALLVHIDIAQWRNAAARSGHGPREAISDVDDERSEFVELATSAGLTVVDLITGSRSKPSARHFIGKGKIEEIQLALAEHEADVVLFGQTLSPSQERNLEQELKVRVLDRNSLILDIFAQRARTFEGKLQVELAQLVHLSTRLVRGWTHLERQKGGIGLRGPGETQLETDRRLLNERVRVLKKRLTKVRQQREQGRSKRGKSGISTVALVGYTNAGKSTLFNRLTQETVYAADQMFATLDPTLRRLDLAGGVSAVLADTVGFIRDLPHELVDAFRSTLTETLEADLLLHIVDDSDPEREQRRDDVDKVLLGIGADKVPQLMVFNKIDLSGHSVLVEQAESGMAQAVWLSAARGEGVQELLAAISDRLSNARMSGWLLVSPSQGRLRAQLYAALAVLEEVTQEDGSVNLLLDIDKTEFARIAREHHLTDDIIVPDNRPSVAGVRG
- the hflK gene encoding FtsH protease activity modulator HflK, with protein sequence MAWNEPGGNDNDPWGNRNKDSGGPPDLDEVFKNLKKWFGSVAGKKAGGNGPSRSGGGIPSGNIGGKGLGLIAGILGIVWLLSGIYVIQPAQAGVVTQFGAFVRTTTPGPHWRLPWPLQTVEKVEVEEIRSAKLTNQLILTQDENIVDIDLAVQYNINSAEDYLFNVRGPDRTLEEVVESALREVVGSTILESVLTTGRDVVWNTTLDSLQEVLDSYEAGIFITAVNLERAQPPEEVQDAFSDAIKAREDKERFVNEAQAYSNEVLPRARGDAQRALEQSEAYKARVEQAAIGESERFLSLLTEYSKAPEVTRERLYLEAMETVLSKTNKVLIDDDGGNSLMYLPIDQLMNQNRGTASDGGLDDSSPLNSGSNDSPRFSDLPQEANQPNRDDLRSRERGSVR